The following are from one region of the Thermoproteus uzoniensis 768-20 genome:
- a CDS encoding cytochrome ubiquinol oxidase subunit I translates to MDALTAITVGLIAWAFAVHLPLVYTVLGLTWLLPTLELIGLRKGDDRYFDIAKSLSRYLIFTYAIGGVFGTIVTVFLAGLLPVFTNAAGVLLWPVWGVAIVFGVAISLPLIGFYYRSFGKMDDAKHIALGYGLAVVTSVIPAMFRLVFAFINYPLGVTAKPDPNSIVGFDLGVDLWQALGNPTYPPLLIATLAGAIAFTAVLISAVYTWRYAKTKDEHYKIGKEFGAKVGLIFGVIYALASVWYLYEVYQYSPTMAWSIFGSPPSYLPAQLQPVYQPTLNLSWLFYLDIILGVVVLAFLATALRSANAGLAMAAFVAVIALMDGAEILNGLAHLPYAIVPSPPIALALINAYGANFALQVADTLKVSTLITPQINSLVQLIGAQPWLLSFSLAMFVVFNLILLGGFYLVFTWRPKPQAAAQQ, encoded by the coding sequence ATGGACGCCCTAACCGCCATCACGGTGGGGCTAATCGCCTGGGCCTTCGCCGTCCACCTGCCGCTGGTCTACACTGTGCTGGGCTTGACGTGGCTGTTGCCGACGCTTGAGCTCATAGGGCTTAGGAAAGGCGACGACAGGTATTTCGACATAGCCAAGAGCTTGTCGCGCTACCTCATATTCACCTACGCGATAGGCGGCGTCTTCGGGACCATCGTGACGGTGTTCCTCGCCGGCTTGTTGCCGGTCTTCACCAACGCGGCCGGCGTGTTGTTGTGGCCGGTCTGGGGAGTCGCCATAGTCTTCGGCGTTGCTATATCGCTACCGCTCATAGGGTTCTACTACCGCTCCTTCGGCAAGATGGACGACGCAAAACACATAGCGCTGGGGTACGGGCTCGCCGTCGTCACCTCAGTGATACCGGCCATGTTCAGGCTGGTCTTCGCCTTCATAAACTACCCGCTAGGGGTCACCGCCAAGCCGGACCCCAACTCGATCGTGGGCTTCGACCTAGGGGTCGACCTCTGGCAAGCGCTGGGCAACCCCACCTACCCGCCTCTGCTCATCGCCACGCTGGCCGGCGCCATAGCCTTCACCGCAGTCCTGATATCTGCCGTCTACACGTGGCGCTACGCCAAGACTAAGGACGAGCACTACAAGATAGGGAAGGAGTTCGGCGCCAAGGTCGGCCTAATCTTCGGCGTCATCTACGCGCTCGCCAGCGTCTGGTACCTCTACGAGGTGTACCAATACAGCCCCACTATGGCTTGGTCCATATTCGGATCCCCGCCGTCCTACCTGCCGGCGCAGCTACAGCCCGTCTACCAGCCCACGTTGAACCTCAGCTGGCTGTTCTACCTAGACATAATTCTCGGCGTGGTGGTGCTGGCGTTCCTCGCCACTGCGCTTAGGTCGGCCAACGCCGGCCTTGCCATGGCCGCCTTCGTGGCAGTCATCGCCCTGATGGACGGCGCTGAGATCCTCAACGGACTGGCCCATCTGCCCTACGCCATAGTCCCCTCGCCACCCATAGCGCTCGCCCTCATAAACGCCTACGGCGCCAACTTCGCCCTCCAGGTGGCGGACACGCTCAAGGTCTCCACGCTCATAACGCCGCAGATAAACTCCCTGGTGCAACTCATAGGAGCCCAGCCGTGGCTTCTGAGCTTCTCTCTCGCCATGTTCGTGGTATTCAACCTAATACTGCTCGGAGGCTTCTACCTGGTATTCACCTGGCGCCCCAAGCCGCAGGCCGCCGCCCAACAATAA
- a CDS encoding pyridoxal-phosphate dependent enzyme — MEARLRCPRCGYKAASGARCPNCGFPLVLEPPGRLKIDRTEPSMWRYSSAIGVAKGVSLGEGMTPLRKVGGILVKDESRNPTGSFMDRGSAVLASVFSGDKASLPFLEDFTVSAATYLSAKGVSVEVHMDPAEAAYADFISLAVLPSVTIRFGKAGPFDVEYGDPYFLAGVKTIAYEIFESARRVDSVAVPLERGLLALAVYMGFRELEQWGLAEAPRLVLAAHKGAPLSEIAQWLREKGARVAEVDPAEAVEAAVYLARRGVYARPLSAMAYAVASSEKGAVAVVTGTGLRRPGLAGRRRGGELQRRILEILSGREMTAYQIWEALGGAASLRGVYKALSTLASRKFVTYSYRALGRRKIKVFRISRISERK; from the coding sequence GTGGAGGCGAGGCTCCGTTGCCCCCGTTGCGGGTACAAGGCGGCGTCGGGCGCCCGTTGCCCCAACTGCGGATTCCCCCTCGTCCTGGAGCCGCCCGGCCGGCTCAAGATAGACCGGACGGAGCCCTCCATGTGGAGGTACTCCTCGGCAATCGGGGTTGCCAAGGGCGTCTCCCTCGGCGAGGGCATGACGCCTCTCAGAAAGGTGGGCGGGATCCTCGTCAAGGACGAGTCGAGGAACCCCACGGGCTCCTTCATGGATAGGGGATCGGCGGTCCTCGCCTCCGTCTTCTCGGGCGACAAGGCCTCGTTGCCCTTCCTGGAAGACTTCACGGTGTCCGCCGCCACCTACCTATCTGCTAAAGGCGTCTCCGTGGAGGTCCACATGGACCCCGCCGAGGCTGCATACGCCGACTTTATATCGCTCGCCGTGTTGCCCTCAGTAACGATAAGGTTCGGCAAGGCCGGGCCCTTCGACGTTGAATACGGCGATCCGTATTTCCTGGCAGGCGTCAAGACTATCGCCTACGAGATATTCGAAAGCGCTCGGCGCGTGGACTCGGTTGCAGTCCCTCTGGAGCGGGGCCTCCTGGCGCTCGCTGTATATATGGGATTCCGGGAGCTGGAGCAGTGGGGCCTCGCGGAGGCCCCCCGCCTTGTCTTGGCAGCGCACAAGGGAGCTCCCCTATCGGAGATAGCGCAATGGCTGAGGGAGAAGGGCGCGAGGGTGGCCGAGGTGGACCCCGCCGAGGCTGTCGAGGCCGCGGTCTACCTGGCGAGGCGGGGCGTCTACGCAAGGCCCCTATCGGCGATGGCCTACGCAGTGGCCTCCTCCGAGAAGGGCGCCGTCGCTGTCGTGACGGGCACGGGGCTGAGGCGGCCGGGCCTGGCGGGCCGGCGCAGAGGCGGCGAACTACAGAGGAGAATCCTTGAGATCTTGTCGGGCCGCGAGATGACGGCGTACCAAATATGGGAGGCCCTAGGCGGGGCGGCCAGCTTGAGGGGCGTCTACAAGGCTCTCTCGACACTTGCATCAAGAAAATTCGTCACATATAGCTATAGGGCCTTGGGCAGGAGAAAAATCAAGGTCTTCAGAATATCGAGAATCTCAGAGAGAAAATAA
- a CDS encoding cytochrome ubiquinol oxidase subunit I translates to MPDPSLELDLARLVSAVGVLAHLSMASAFLGTIALAVIGEYIWLRRKDQQWLDLAKKFNIAATIFFGVGAAFGTLVEFGLVTIWSNFIAIIGTAIALPFFLELFAFLFEVIFLPLYTFTWNRFSNQWVHWVIGLIAAFGGYYSAYNILAVMSALSIAPPGLQLVNLAAQGKNVAGAITWLAAFQNPTDAWNIFWWGANVFILHGILAAVILSWSGVAGVVLYLYLKEKKDWQYKVLRLVVPAIAVLTAVEGLVVGHLQGELVLEHDPLKLAALEGMFWSGLRPDPLTSFVAYGDFNHQFWGYYSWPADIRPPAFVSVFYLGFMVGAGILLGILTAGIGLYLLFGWFKRIVPPLLKPSVYLIPILAALASIGGAVSAESGRYPFILVQSVPSADGPPQITGVPVYQGGLFNPTLQLTPWLAALILIVEVAMPALAGYMVYLALARPPKLLKRLVEY, encoded by the coding sequence ATGCCGGACCCCTCTCTAGAACTAGATTTGGCAAGGCTCGTATCGGCTGTCGGAGTTCTGGCGCATCTGTCCATGGCCTCGGCGTTTCTGGGCACCATAGCGCTGGCGGTTATCGGCGAGTATATATGGCTTAGGAGGAAGGACCAGCAGTGGCTCGACCTCGCCAAGAAGTTCAACATAGCCGCCACCATATTCTTCGGGGTAGGCGCCGCTTTCGGCACGCTCGTCGAGTTCGGGCTGGTCACTATCTGGTCCAACTTCATAGCCATAATCGGCACCGCCATAGCGCTCCCGTTCTTCCTCGAGCTCTTCGCTTTCCTCTTCGAGGTCATATTCCTGCCGCTCTACACTTTTACCTGGAACCGCTTCTCGAACCAGTGGGTGCACTGGGTCATTGGCCTAATCGCTGCGTTTGGCGGCTACTACTCGGCCTACAATATCCTGGCCGTCATGTCGGCGTTGAGCATAGCCCCGCCGGGTCTCCAGCTCGTGAATTTGGCGGCCCAAGGCAAGAATGTGGCCGGCGCGATTACTTGGCTCGCCGCGTTCCAGAACCCCACCGACGCTTGGAACATATTCTGGTGGGGCGCGAACGTCTTTATACTCCACGGCATACTTGCCGCCGTTATATTGAGCTGGTCTGGCGTGGCCGGGGTTGTCCTCTACCTATACCTCAAGGAGAAGAAGGATTGGCAGTACAAGGTGTTGAGGCTGGTGGTGCCAGCGATAGCAGTACTGACCGCCGTAGAGGGTCTCGTCGTCGGCCACCTCCAGGGAGAGCTGGTGCTGGAGCACGACCCGTTGAAGCTGGCGGCCCTCGAGGGCATGTTCTGGTCGGGGCTGAGGCCCGATCCTCTTACGAGCTTCGTGGCGTATGGAGACTTCAACCACCAGTTCTGGGGCTACTACTCCTGGCCGGCCGACATTAGGCCTCCGGCTTTCGTCTCGGTGTTCTACCTGGGCTTCATGGTGGGCGCCGGGATACTGCTCGGCATATTGACGGCCGGCATCGGCCTCTACCTCTTGTTCGGCTGGTTCAAGCGCATAGTGCCGCCTCTCCTCAAGCCGAGCGTCTACCTGATACCCATACTGGCGGCGCTGGCGTCTATAGGCGGCGCCGTCTCGGCGGAGTCCGGCCGCTATCCGTTCATCCTGGTGCAGTCCGTCCCCAGCGCCGACGGGCCGCCGCAGATCACCGGCGTGCCGGTATATCAAGGCGGCTTGTTCAACCCGACGCTCCAGCTCACGCCGTGGCTGGCGGCCCTAATATTGATCGTCGAGGTGGCCATGCCGGCGCTCGCCGGCTATATGGTGTACCTCGCGCTGGCTAGGCCGCCCAAGCTACTAAAGAGGCTGGTCGAGTACTGA